One genomic window of Corynebacterium sp. sy039 includes the following:
- a CDS encoding helix-turn-helix domain-containing protein, which translates to MAREENGTFLTVAEVAEIMRVSKMTVYRLVHSGELPAVRVGRSFRVHEKAVNEYLDSSYYEVG; encoded by the coding sequence ATGGCAAGAGAAGAAAACGGTACCTTTTTAACGGTTGCTGAGGTCGCAGAGATTATGCGAGTGTCCAAAATGACTGTGTATCGGTTAGTTCACTCAGGTGAATTGCCTGCAGTTCGCGTTGGTCGCAGTTTCCGTGTTCACGAAAAGGCTGTCAACGAGTATTTGGACTCCTCATACTATGAGGTTGGCTAA
- the proC gene encoding pyrroline-5-carboxylate reductase: MSSIAIIGGGKIGEALTAGLVASGVNPADIHVTNRNPQRGAYLKQTYGVVPFTENTSAVDEVDVVFLCVKPKQIISVVEEISDVVDNNTATTIVSMAAGITNAAIEEALAAGAPVVRVMPNTPMLVGAGMCAVSPGRFVGEEQLDTVLELLRSVGSVQVIDEADMDAAVAMSGSSPAYLFLIAEAMIDAGVHLGFDRDTARELATQALYGAATMLKETGEEPSQLRANVSSPAGTTITAIRELEESGIRGAFYRATQACAQRSRELGKK, translated from the coding sequence ATGAGTTCTATAGCGATTATTGGTGGCGGAAAAATCGGTGAGGCATTAACCGCAGGGTTGGTTGCCAGTGGGGTTAATCCTGCTGATATTCATGTGACTAACCGCAATCCGCAGCGTGGTGCTTATCTCAAGCAGACCTATGGGGTGGTGCCTTTTACTGAGAATACCTCAGCAGTTGATGAGGTTGATGTGGTGTTTTTGTGTGTGAAACCCAAGCAGATCATCTCGGTAGTGGAAGAAATCTCTGATGTGGTGGATAACAACACTGCGACGACTATCGTTTCTATGGCGGCTGGTATTACTAATGCTGCTATTGAGGAGGCGTTGGCGGCTGGTGCGCCGGTGGTGCGGGTTATGCCTAATACGCCTATGTTGGTTGGTGCTGGTATGTGCGCAGTGTCTCCAGGGCGCTTTGTGGGGGAGGAACAGCTTGATACTGTTCTGGAGCTGCTGCGTAGCGTGGGTAGCGTGCAGGTGATCGACGAGGCTGATATGGATGCGGCTGTGGCGATGTCTGGTTCTTCGCCGGCGTATTTATTCTTAATCGCTGAGGCAATGATTGATGCTGGTGTGCACCTGGGCTTTGACCGGGATACTGCTCGAGAATTGGCAACGCAGGCATTGTATGGTGCGGCGACGATGCTCAAAGAGACGGGGGAGGAGCCTAGTCAATTGCGGGCTAATGTTTCTTCTCCCGCTGGGACGACGATTACCGCTATCCGTGAGCTTGAGGAGTCGGGTATTCGTGGTGCGTTTTATCGGGCAACCCAGGCGTGTGCGCAGCGTTCTCGGGAGTTAGGCAAAAAATAA
- a CDS encoding MFS transporter — MRRFYCLLTLANIADGIGYTLIPLWAAVQGFGQFPVALIAVFQLLPWMSSPFVGVYIDRSGARLLLKSTTWVRAVVMVLMLLLSFVSANRSYMYCLFLATALVVGLVDMATDVSAQSRASEVIVDEQKRIKAFSHIAIIQTVCGTLLAPACAGFLSDQSMMIIFWSLFLLSAVAVAFSEDRKHSKRGGSAYAHLGLSVKTQENTANPFHEAVAGFVAIRRHGWLYRSMLCVGMMNIISSASSSVALVYYVQDLAVSARTIGLSFAILGVAAVCGGFLAPMFAERLGFTGAIALGVLGLLIDFAAPVVTHSFVAIVVISFGASILAPVFGITMIAKRQEVAPKNMVGRVNGVFQFVGVGFAPLGALVGGCVAEFLGALPVLWSACVVAVVTVLVFRPWQIVSV; from the coding sequence GTGCGTAGATTTTATTGTCTGTTAACGTTGGCAAATATCGCTGATGGTATTGGATATACTCTGATACCTTTATGGGCAGCAGTACAGGGGTTTGGTCAGTTTCCTGTTGCTCTTATTGCTGTTTTCCAGTTACTTCCGTGGATGAGTAGCCCTTTTGTTGGGGTGTATATTGATCGCAGTGGTGCTCGCCTCCTGCTCAAATCTACAACATGGGTACGTGCGGTTGTTATGGTGCTCATGCTTTTGTTGAGTTTCGTCAGCGCTAATCGAAGCTATATGTATTGCTTATTTCTGGCGACGGCTTTGGTCGTTGGGCTTGTGGATATGGCTACTGATGTGTCGGCGCAGTCGCGTGCGTCGGAAGTAATTGTTGACGAGCAAAAACGCATTAAGGCGTTTTCTCATATTGCGATTATTCAGACGGTATGTGGCACGCTCTTGGCTCCTGCGTGTGCGGGTTTTCTTAGTGATCAGTCCATGATGATTATTTTTTGGTCCTTGTTTTTGCTTTCTGCTGTGGCGGTTGCCTTTTCTGAGGATCGCAAACATAGCAAACGAGGCGGGAGTGCTTATGCTCATCTAGGATTGTCTGTCAAAACCCAAGAAAATACAGCTAATCCATTTCATGAAGCGGTGGCGGGGTTTGTCGCTATTCGACGTCATGGCTGGTTGTATCGTTCGATGTTGTGTGTTGGCATGATGAATATCATTTCTTCTGCTAGTTCTTCAGTGGCGTTGGTTTACTATGTGCAGGATTTGGCAGTTTCTGCGCGAACTATTGGGTTGTCGTTTGCGATTCTTGGTGTTGCTGCAGTGTGTGGTGGGTTTTTGGCTCCTATGTTCGCGGAGCGGTTGGGCTTTACTGGCGCAATCGCGCTTGGTGTCTTAGGGCTGTTGATTGATTTTGCTGCTCCGGTGGTGACGCACTCATTTGTAGCTATTGTGGTTATTTCTTTTGGGGCGAGTATTCTTGCCCCAGTTTTCGGGATCACGATGATCGCTAAGCGTCAGGAGGTTGCGCCGAAGAATATGGTTGGGCGGGTCAATGGCGTGTTTCAGTTTGTGGGGGTTGGTTTTGCCCCATTGGGTGCTTTGGTTGGTGGGTGTGTGGCGGAGTTTTTAGGTGCGTTACCGGTGTTGTGGAGTGCGTGTGTGGTTGCTGTTGTTACTGTGTTGGTTTTTCGTCCGTGGCAGATTGTTTCTGTGTGA
- a CDS encoding DUF3021 domain-containing protein yields MSEEQLTVAQLLSREKKNSDPNSRPKRRRRHSIEEGGISVAELTGGIPRVDAKPVQPKHTSQPLDAEEDTADASTLVLSVVDEKDPVRLTTGSIPVIKTENTREDVQEASAKPAKVVAPQAQAEESAAVSAPESAQEMHGSSVVKLADEDKSVAAESVEAEEAELDEEYDYDYEEEESVSVGAVILMSIVGIVLGVIIFKVFEFLWIAFSKPAVSVIAVVTVAMLIGLVYFLRTNRDRLSMILAGATGLVLTFGPLLTIG; encoded by the coding sequence ATGAGTGAGGAGCAACTAACCGTTGCACAATTGTTGTCGCGGGAAAAGAAAAACTCTGACCCTAATTCTCGTCCTAAGCGACGCCGTCGGCATAGCATTGAAGAAGGCGGTATCTCAGTAGCTGAGCTTACTGGTGGTATTCCTAGGGTCGATGCGAAGCCCGTGCAGCCAAAGCATACGTCACAGCCTTTGGACGCAGAAGAAGACACTGCCGACGCAAGCACATTGGTTCTTTCTGTGGTAGATGAGAAAGACCCAGTGCGGCTTACCACAGGCTCAATTCCGGTGATAAAGACGGAAAACACTCGTGAGGATGTGCAAGAGGCGTCGGCCAAGCCAGCTAAGGTGGTTGCACCACAAGCACAGGCTGAGGAATCAGCGGCAGTATCAGCACCAGAATCAGCACAGGAAATGCACGGCAGTAGCGTCGTTAAGCTAGCTGATGAGGATAAGAGCGTTGCCGCTGAGTCTGTTGAAGCTGAGGAGGCTGAGCTAGACGAGGAATACGATTACGACTACGAGGAAGAGGAATCTGTCTCGGTAGGTGCGGTTATTCTGATGTCTATTGTTGGCATTGTGTTGGGCGTTATTATCTTCAAGGTGTTTGAGTTCTTGTGGATAGCGTTTAGTAAGCCGGCGGTGAGTGTTATTGCTGTGGTTACGGTAGCCATGCTCATTGGGTTGGTGTATTTCTTGCGTACTAATCGTGATCGACTCAGCATGATTCTTGCTGGGGCAACTGGTTTGGTGCTTACCTTTGGTCCGTTGCTCACTATTGGCTAG
- a CDS encoding Ppx/GppA phosphatase family protein, with protein sequence MRLGVLDVGSNTVHLVAVDAKRGGRPTPMSDWKTTLKLVEYLDSDGAISAKGISKLTDSVAEARDLARQLGCDELKPFATSAVRSASNGKEVLEHIEKETGVRLEILSGEDEARLTFLAVRRWYGWSAGRIINLDIGGGSLELSTGMDEEADAAFSLDLGAGRLTHEWFDTDPPERKKINLLRDYIDAELAEAARGIRSHGAARLAVGTSKTFRTLARLTGAAPSSAGSFVKRELTAPGLRQLIAFISRMTAADRAELEGVSSHRSHQIVAGALVAEAAMRALEIERLEICPWALREGVILRRLEKDLPQTVDEEGRKK encoded by the coding sequence GTGCGATTAGGTGTATTAGATGTGGGTAGTAATACGGTTCATCTCGTGGCAGTCGATGCCAAGCGGGGTGGTCGTCCAACTCCCATGAGCGATTGGAAAACCACACTCAAGTTAGTGGAATACTTAGATTCCGATGGTGCAATTAGTGCCAAGGGTATTAGTAAACTGACTGATTCAGTTGCTGAGGCGCGTGACCTTGCCCGCCAGCTTGGCTGTGATGAACTCAAGCCTTTTGCTACCTCAGCAGTGCGTTCTGCGAGCAATGGCAAGGAAGTATTGGAGCATATCGAAAAAGAAACCGGTGTGCGTCTTGAGATTCTTTCTGGTGAAGACGAAGCTCGTTTAACATTCTTAGCTGTTCGACGTTGGTATGGTTGGTCAGCTGGTCGCATTATTAACCTCGATATTGGTGGCGGCTCCTTGGAGTTGAGTACTGGTATGGACGAAGAAGCCGATGCCGCTTTTTCTCTTGACCTTGGTGCAGGTCGCCTGACTCACGAGTGGTTTGATACTGATCCACCGGAGCGCAAAAAGATCAATTTGCTGCGCGATTATATTGACGCAGAACTTGCCGAGGCAGCGCGGGGTATTCGTTCTCATGGTGCGGCGCGTTTGGCAGTAGGTACTTCTAAAACCTTTAGAACTTTGGCGCGTTTGACCGGTGCTGCACCGTCTTCGGCGGGTTCTTTTGTGAAGCGGGAACTCACTGCGCCAGGTTTAAGGCAGTTAATTGCGTTTATTTCCCGCATGACGGCGGCAGACAGGGCAGAATTAGAAGGTGTGAGTTCTCATCGTTCTCATCAGATTGTGGCAGGCGCTCTCGTTGCTGAGGCTGCTATGCGTGCACTGGAAATTGAGCGATTAGAAATTTGTCCGTGGGCATTGCGCGAAGGCGTTATTTTGCGTCGTCTGGAAAAGGATTTGCCGCAAACTGTTGATGAGGAAGGCAGGAAGAAATGA